A window of the Sphaerobacter thermophilus DSM 20745 genome harbors these coding sequences:
- a CDS encoding CoA-binding protein, which translates to MAYEEAVDLSRYQDPATIDEILRTARTIAIVGLSSKPNRPSYGVAAYLQRQGYLIIPVNPAEQEVLGERAYPSLLDVPEPIDVVDVFRRPEATPDIAREAVAVGAKVFWLQLDIINPEAIAIAEQGGLTVIVDRCTAIEHQRWKRSHG; encoded by the coding sequence ATGGCCTATGAGGAAGCGGTCGATCTCAGCCGCTACCAGGACCCTGCGACGATCGACGAGATCCTGCGCACTGCGCGCACGATCGCGATCGTCGGGCTCTCGTCAAAGCCGAACCGGCCGAGCTACGGGGTAGCCGCCTACCTGCAGCGCCAGGGCTACCTCATCATCCCGGTGAACCCGGCCGAGCAGGAGGTGCTGGGTGAGCGGGCCTACCCCTCGCTGCTGGACGTCCCGGAGCCGATCGACGTGGTCGATGTCTTCCGCCGTCCAGAGGCGACGCCGGACATCGCCCGCGAAGCCGTCGCGGTAGGAGCCAAAGTGTTCTGGCTCCAGCTCGACATCATCAACCCCGAGGCAATCGCCATCGCCGAGCAGGGCGGCCTCACCGTCATCGTCGACCGCTGCACCGCCATCGAGCACCAGCGCTGGAAGCGATCGCATGGGTGA
- a CDS encoding dihydrodipicolinate synthase family protein, whose product MSERTARYPGVYAAMATPLTPDGKVDRDGVGRLVNALLDAGIDGLSILGSTGECNGLTRAQRQEVLATVTEAAGGRGTIFTGAAGTVVDDIVADLKAADGSGAVGALVPPPFYFPLNTAAVIDYFQYVAEASPIPIILYNIPRLTKVPIAVEAVARLAEHPNIIGIKDSSGDFGYFTAVVRAVANHPDFTVLTGSDNLLASALFAGGDGIIGATVNVVPEAEAGIFKAMREGDFATAQSLQGLVAAVTDACRIGVFPAAFKAALALKGICGPHMTRPIPALTDEETAELRSRLVALGVIEA is encoded by the coding sequence ATGAGTGAGCGGACGGCACGCTACCCCGGCGTCTACGCGGCGATGGCGACGCCGCTGACGCCGGACGGGAAGGTGGACCGTGACGGTGTGGGCCGCCTGGTGAACGCGTTGCTCGACGCCGGGATCGATGGGCTGTCGATCCTGGGGTCGACGGGCGAGTGCAACGGCCTGACCCGCGCGCAGCGGCAGGAGGTGCTGGCCACGGTGACGGAGGCGGCGGGAGGCCGCGGGACCATCTTCACCGGTGCGGCCGGCACGGTGGTGGACGATATCGTCGCCGACCTGAAGGCCGCGGACGGGAGCGGCGCGGTCGGGGCGCTGGTGCCGCCCCCATTCTACTTCCCGTTGAATACCGCCGCGGTGATCGACTACTTCCAGTACGTCGCCGAGGCGAGCCCGATCCCGATCATCCTCTACAACATCCCGCGGCTCACCAAGGTGCCGATCGCGGTGGAGGCGGTCGCGCGCCTGGCTGAGCACCCGAACATCATCGGCATCAAGGACAGCAGCGGCGATTTCGGCTACTTCACCGCGGTGGTCCGGGCGGTGGCGAATCACCCCGACTTCACGGTGCTGACTGGCTCCGACAACCTGCTGGCCAGCGCGCTGTTCGCGGGCGGCGACGGGATCATTGGCGCCACGGTGAACGTCGTGCCGGAGGCCGAGGCGGGGATCTTCAAGGCGATGCGCGAGGGGGACTTTGCCACCGCGCAGTCGTTGCAGGGGCTGGTCGCGGCCGTCACCGATGCCTGCCGCATCGGGGTCTTCCCGGCCGCGTTCAAGGCCGCGCTCGCCCTGAAGGGTATCTGTGGCCCGCATATGACCCGGCCCATCCCCGCGCTCACCGACGAGGAGACGGCGGAGCTGCGCAGCCGGTTGGTGGCGCTGGGTGTGATTGAGGCGTAG
- a CDS encoding dipeptidase, whose product MSLAECDRYLEEREQEHLEAIQEFLRIPSVSALPEHQGDVRRAAEWLADYLRRIGVPQVELLPTERNPVVFGAWHVDDAQPTAMIYGHYDVQPPDPLDLWTSPPFEPQVREDKLYARGASDDKGNVMVALQGVEALVRTQGRPPINLKFFFEGEEEIGSPSLPAFMPNHREKLACDFIISADGGQPSLDQPGVTLTAKGIAACQVNVRTADTDLHSGMFGAAVPNAAQVTAHLAASFHTPDGRVAVEGFYDRVRELSEEERAELAAAQASAGPYWEKVGAPALWGEPGYSPGERVAARPTLDINGIWSGFQGEGVKTVTPAEGHFKITCRLVADQDPEEILTLIERHVEKHCPPWATATVERFPGSARPFGIRRDHPALKTAMEVLEQIFGKPPVIARQGGTIPVAEIFQRELGADMVFFAFGTPDGNVHAPNESMRLESMRRGRRAYCAYLTALAK is encoded by the coding sequence ATGTCTCTGGCTGAGTGCGACCGTTACCTGGAGGAGCGCGAGCAGGAACACCTGGAGGCGATCCAGGAGTTCTTGCGCATCCCGAGTGTCAGCGCCCTCCCGGAGCACCAGGGTGACGTGCGCCGTGCGGCCGAATGGCTGGCGGACTACCTGCGCCGCATCGGCGTGCCGCAGGTCGAGTTGCTGCCGACCGAGCGGAACCCGGTCGTCTTCGGTGCTTGGCACGTCGATGACGCCCAGCCGACCGCGATGATCTACGGCCACTACGACGTCCAGCCGCCTGACCCGCTCGACCTCTGGACCTCGCCGCCGTTCGAGCCGCAGGTGCGAGAGGACAAGCTCTACGCCCGCGGCGCGTCGGACGACAAGGGCAACGTGATGGTGGCGCTGCAGGGCGTCGAGGCGCTGGTGCGCACCCAGGGCCGCCCGCCGATCAACCTCAAGTTCTTCTTCGAGGGCGAGGAGGAGATCGGCAGCCCCAGCCTGCCCGCCTTCATGCCCAACCACCGGGAGAAGCTCGCCTGCGACTTCATCATCAGCGCCGACGGCGGGCAGCCCTCGCTCGATCAGCCGGGGGTGACGCTCACCGCCAAGGGGATTGCGGCCTGCCAGGTGAACGTGCGTACTGCCGACACCGACCTGCACTCCGGGATGTTCGGCGCTGCTGTGCCCAACGCGGCACAGGTCACCGCCCACCTGGCCGCGTCGTTCCACACGCCCGACGGGCGCGTCGCGGTCGAGGGCTTCTACGACCGGGTGCGGGAGTTGAGCGAGGAGGAGCGCGCCGAACTGGCGGCCGCGCAGGCCAGCGCCGGCCCCTATTGGGAGAAGGTGGGCGCGCCTGCCCTCTGGGGCGAGCCCGGCTACAGCCCGGGTGAGCGCGTGGCGGCCCGCCCCACGCTCGACATCAACGGCATCTGGAGCGGGTTCCAGGGCGAGGGGGTCAAGACGGTCACCCCGGCCGAGGGCCACTTCAAGATCACCTGCCGCCTGGTCGCCGATCAGGACCCGGAGGAGATCCTGACGCTGATCGAGCGGCACGTCGAGAAGCACTGCCCGCCCTGGGCCACGGCGACCGTCGAGCGCTTCCCCGGCTCCGCCCGCCCGTTCGGCATCCGCCGGGACCACCCGGCGCTCAAGACGGCGATGGAGGTGCTGGAGCAGATCTTCGGCAAGCCGCCGGTCATCGCCCGACAGGGCGGCACGATCCCGGTCGCCGAGATCTTCCAACGCGAGCTGGGTGCCGATATGGTCTTCTTCGCCTTCGGCACGCCGGACGGCAACGTCCACGCGCCCAACGAGTCGATGCGGCTGGAGAGCATGCGCCGCGGCCGCCGTGCCTACTGCGCCTACCTGACCGCGCTCGCGAAGTAG
- a CDS encoding TraR/DksA family transcriptional regulator has product MAVTVRTGAYREVMTTARGRLMRLREDLLRHRAEVEESLAAMTVSQGDEGTIATHIADAASDLLEAQTTVGALARIDAELAEVDAALDRLERGTYGVCIDCGEMIDPARLKALPTATRCLRCQTHFEYRTGA; this is encoded by the coding sequence ATGGCCGTGACGGTCAGAACCGGCGCATACCGTGAGGTGATGACCACAGCACGCGGTCGGCTCATGCGGCTGCGTGAGGACTTGCTACGCCATCGCGCCGAGGTGGAGGAGTCGCTGGCGGCGATGACCGTCAGCCAGGGAGACGAAGGCACCATCGCCACGCATATCGCCGATGCCGCCTCCGACTTGCTGGAAGCCCAGACCACCGTCGGTGCCCTTGCCCGGATCGACGCGGAACTGGCTGAGGTTGACGCGGCGCTGGATCGCCTGGAGCGTGGGACCTACGGCGTCTGCATCGACTGCGGTGAGATGATCGACCCGGCCCGGCTCAAGGCGCTCCCCACCGCCACGCGCTGCCTGCGCTGTCAGACGCACTTCGAGTACCGCACCGGCGCCTAA
- a CDS encoding MFS transporter — protein sequence MSSPIAHPAASRAGTALVLISAGHFMSHFWLITLPSLFPILAVVFQVNYLQLGFLMTLYSVTSAIFQVPFGYLADRHGPKPILVFGLLVNGAGIGLSALAPNYSVLLVLALCAGVGQAVFHPADYAILSALFSAERAGKPYSLHTFTGFAGSAAAPLAIAGITRAFNWQVALAVAGLLGIIIAAAVALWLRVPAPVRPAPSPGAEGASRKGASFRFMLSRPFLLLFGFFVFTSMFTAGLQSFLPSTLTERYGVSLETANGMLTAFLVTLAIGVLAGGVLADRIRSYGRVIAISFTASTLLMLLVAAVPIPVWLLLPVFALAGGLQGIIMPSRDKLVRESSPEGAAGQSFAFVSVGFSVGGIISPPILGEVLNRGEPTLVFWGLALFLVLATVTVLIPARQPAKDRARTEERASV from the coding sequence ATGTCCAGTCCGATCGCCCACCCCGCGGCCTCCCGCGCGGGGACGGCGCTGGTGCTGATCAGCGCCGGCCACTTCATGAGCCACTTCTGGTTGATCACCCTGCCATCCCTGTTCCCGATCCTCGCGGTGGTCTTCCAGGTCAACTATCTGCAACTCGGCTTCCTGATGACGCTCTACAGCGTCACGAGCGCGATCTTCCAGGTCCCATTCGGCTACCTGGCTGACCGCCATGGCCCCAAGCCGATCCTCGTCTTTGGCCTGCTGGTAAACGGCGCCGGTATCGGTCTCTCGGCGCTGGCGCCGAACTACAGCGTTCTCCTCGTGCTGGCGCTCTGCGCCGGAGTAGGGCAGGCTGTCTTCCACCCGGCTGACTACGCCATCCTTTCCGCGCTCTTCAGCGCGGAGCGCGCGGGGAAGCCGTACAGCCTGCACACCTTCACCGGCTTCGCCGGGAGCGCCGCCGCGCCGCTGGCCATCGCGGGGATCACCCGGGCCTTCAACTGGCAGGTAGCGCTGGCCGTCGCCGGGCTACTGGGCATCATCATCGCGGCGGCGGTCGCGCTCTGGCTCCGGGTACCTGCGCCGGTCCGTCCCGCGCCGTCTCCGGGGGCGGAGGGGGCGTCACGCAAGGGGGCGAGTTTCCGCTTCATGCTGAGCCGGCCGTTCCTCCTCCTGTTCGGCTTCTTCGTGTTCACCTCGATGTTCACCGCTGGGTTGCAGTCGTTCCTCCCGTCGACCCTGACCGAGCGGTACGGCGTCTCGCTCGAGACGGCCAACGGGATGCTCACGGCCTTCCTGGTCACCCTCGCCATCGGGGTGCTGGCCGGCGGTGTGCTGGCCGATCGCATCCGCAGCTACGGGCGGGTCATCGCAATCAGCTTCACCGCGAGCACGCTCCTGATGCTCCTGGTCGCCGCGGTGCCGATCCCGGTCTGGTTGTTGCTGCCGGTGTTCGCCCTGGCGGGTGGGCTGCAGGGGATCATCATGCCGAGTCGGGACAAGCTGGTGCGTGAGTCCTCGCCGGAGGGAGCCGCCGGTCAAAGCTTTGCCTTCGTCTCCGTCGGCTTCAGCGTCGGCGGCATCATCTCCCCGCCCATCCTCGGCGAGGTGCTCAACCGCGGCGAGCCGACGCTGGTCTTCTGGGGCCTGGCGCTCTTCCTGGTCCTCGCCACGGTGACGGTGCTCATCCCGGCACGCCAGCCGGCGAAGGACCGCGCCCGCACCGAGGAGCGCGCCTCCGTCTGA
- a CDS encoding acyl-CoA thioesterase: MTTTEHRPDQPNLSPRPVSDSETTLAQLMLLTDANPAGNVHGGTIMKLVDTAGGIAAARHAQRRVVTVMMDSMTFLHPVYVGDLVMLHARLTWTGRTSMEVEVVVEAEHVPTGRITRTSTAYLVYVALDDEGRPTPVPPLLVQTEEERRRWEEAEARRARRLG; the protein is encoded by the coding sequence ATGACGACGACGGAGCACCGCCCCGACCAGCCGAATCTGTCACCCCGACCGGTCAGTGACAGCGAGACGACCCTGGCGCAGCTCATGCTGCTAACCGATGCCAACCCGGCCGGGAATGTGCACGGCGGCACGATCATGAAGCTTGTGGACACCGCGGGTGGCATCGCCGCAGCGCGCCATGCTCAGCGGCGCGTCGTCACGGTGATGATGGACTCCATGACGTTCCTCCACCCGGTCTACGTCGGCGACCTGGTCATGCTCCACGCTCGCCTCACTTGGACCGGCCGCACCAGCATGGAGGTCGAGGTGGTCGTCGAGGCGGAGCACGTGCCGACCGGGCGGATCACGCGTACCTCCACGGCCTACCTTGTCTACGTCGCGCTGGACGATGAGGGCCGGCCGACGCCGGTGCCGCCGCTCCTGGTCCAGACTGAGGAGGAGCGGCGTCGCTGGGAAGAGGCGGAGGCCCGCCGCGCTCGCCGGTTAGGATGA
- a CDS encoding MFS transporter, translating into MTSEHRRLVLSVYIPTLLLSFGQGVMIPVLPVYATRLGGDYGLAGVVVAAAWIGTTLFDMPTGLLLPRIGYRRAMLLGAGVFAAATTALGLAEAIPALIILRFLAGVGTAFWGLSRHAFITQAVPPAARGRVISVFGGINRLGHFTGPAVGGLIGKLYGLPTALIVSGALAGMAFVLAVVFVRDLPGTAPASRHGLDLSVLREAVAGNHRNVVAAGTAQIFGQMIRASRQIVIPLYANSLGLDDFQVGQIVSASSLVDVLLFVPAGIVMDRFGRKAAAVPSFTIMGLGMALVPFTETYWTLMAAALLLGFGNGIGSGTMMTLGADLAPPGRTGEFLGIWRFIGDTGQAIAPLAVGQLANLIGLALTAGATAGLGLLAAGTLTFFVRETHQARAAGRTGLARPAKRA; encoded by the coding sequence ATGACGTCGGAGCACCGCCGGTTGGTCCTGTCGGTCTATATCCCCACCCTGCTCCTGTCCTTCGGCCAGGGCGTCATGATTCCAGTGCTCCCGGTCTACGCCACGCGCCTTGGCGGCGACTATGGCCTGGCTGGTGTGGTCGTCGCCGCCGCCTGGATCGGCACCACGCTCTTCGATATGCCGACTGGGTTGCTGCTGCCCCGCATCGGCTACCGACGCGCGATGCTCCTGGGGGCTGGCGTGTTTGCGGCCGCCACGACCGCGCTCGGACTTGCCGAGGCGATCCCGGCGTTGATCATCCTTCGCTTCCTCGCCGGCGTGGGAACTGCGTTCTGGGGCCTCTCCCGCCATGCCTTCATCACGCAGGCAGTCCCCCCGGCGGCGCGCGGACGGGTCATCTCGGTCTTCGGGGGGATCAACCGGCTTGGCCACTTCACCGGGCCCGCCGTCGGAGGTCTGATCGGCAAGCTGTACGGCCTGCCGACGGCGCTGATCGTGTCCGGGGCGCTGGCCGGGATGGCGTTCGTGCTCGCGGTCGTCTTCGTCCGTGATCTGCCTGGAACCGCCCCGGCTTCCCGGCATGGCTTGGACCTCTCCGTGCTGCGCGAGGCGGTAGCCGGGAACCACCGGAACGTCGTCGCCGCGGGGACGGCTCAGATCTTCGGGCAGATGATCCGGGCCTCGCGGCAGATCGTCATCCCGCTCTATGCCAACTCCCTCGGGCTCGACGACTTTCAGGTCGGTCAGATCGTGAGTGCCTCGTCGCTGGTCGATGTACTCCTCTTCGTGCCGGCCGGGATCGTGATGGACCGCTTCGGGCGCAAGGCGGCGGCGGTGCCGTCCTTCACCATCATGGGCCTCGGCATGGCGCTCGTTCCCTTCACCGAGACGTACTGGACCCTGATGGCCGCCGCGCTGCTGCTCGGTTTCGGCAATGGGATTGGCTCCGGCACGATGATGACGCTTGGCGCCGATCTCGCGCCCCCGGGGCGCACGGGGGAGTTCCTCGGCATCTGGCGCTTCATCGGGGATACCGGACAAGCGATCGCGCCGCTGGCCGTGGGGCAGCTTGCCAACCTGATCGGCCTGGCGCTCACCGCCGGAGCTACCGCGGGGCTGGGCCTGCTCGCCGCCGGAACCTTGACCTTCTTCGTTCGCGAGACGCACCAGGCACGCGCGGCGGGTCGGACCGGTCTGGCCCGACCGGCCAAACGCGCGTGA
- the lon gene encoding endopeptidase La, producing MVSRYDMYSVRYPLLPLKNVVIFPRNVVTLLVGRTRSIQAVEEAMSRDRRIVVVAHRDASVDDPRPDDLYQIGTLAEIVSIEHQQGGNIQVALEGLSRVEILQFDGPRPFYTVRAEPAVERVTLTPEAQALVHYVRDLARQHQEAKNTFSSDVMEMVRGLNDPSHLADLLTTQLIRDASQRQSFLENLDPLNRLEMLAVQLATDLDLASLEQRIKERVREQIDKNQREYFLREQLKAIHDELSGEGGNEMEALREKIRARKLPQDVEEKLLREVSRLERMPTVSAEGTVVRNYIDTLLALPWTEMTEDNLDLDHAEQVLNADHFGLDHVKERIIEFLAVRKLTQGRGAIGAQILCLVGPPGVGKTSLGRSIATAMGRKLVRVSLGGVRDEAEIRGHRRTYIGAFPGRIIGAMKTAGTINPVIVLDEIDKMASDYRGDPAAAMLEVLDPEQNHAFNDHYLDVPYDLSKVMFIATANSLYAIPKPLRDRMEIIEISGYTEHEKIEIGRRHLLPKQLDAHGLAPDQIEIPQKVWMRIIRGYTREAGVRNLERQIASICRKVARDVVVKGRTKRVRLTLARLEDYLGPERYGFDPKIGESQVGVAIGLGTTEVGGELIPVEVAVMPGRGSLTITGRAGDVMQESARAALSYARSRADALGIEPDFQEKHDLHIHLPEGAIPKDGPSAGITMATALISALTKHPVRSDIAMTGEITLRGRVLPIGGLKEKTIAAHRVGIRRLIAPEDNRRDLVTVPEQIAADMEFIWVENMDQVIAEAIDFGAAKADIDPTLEKRLNESTTQPDVGSLTDLPVQDAVAGA from the coding sequence ATGGTCAGCCGCTACGACATGTACTCGGTGCGCTACCCACTGCTGCCGCTCAAGAACGTGGTGATCTTCCCGCGCAACGTGGTCACCCTCCTCGTCGGCAGAACGCGCTCGATCCAGGCGGTGGAGGAGGCCATGAGCCGCGACCGCCGGATCGTGGTGGTGGCGCACCGGGACGCTTCGGTCGACGATCCGCGCCCGGACGACCTGTATCAGATCGGGACCCTGGCCGAGATCGTCTCGATCGAGCATCAGCAGGGCGGCAATATCCAGGTGGCGCTGGAAGGGCTCTCACGGGTTGAGATCCTGCAGTTCGATGGACCGCGCCCGTTCTACACCGTCCGGGCCGAGCCGGCGGTGGAGCGGGTGACTCTGACCCCCGAGGCCCAGGCCCTGGTCCACTACGTTCGGGACCTGGCCCGCCAGCACCAGGAAGCCAAGAACACCTTCTCCAGCGATGTCATGGAGATGGTGCGGGGGCTCAATGACCCCTCCCACCTGGCAGACCTGCTGACCACGCAGTTGATTCGGGACGCGAGCCAGCGCCAGTCGTTCCTGGAGAACCTCGACCCGCTCAACCGGCTGGAGATGCTGGCGGTGCAGCTCGCGACCGACCTCGACCTGGCGTCGCTGGAGCAGCGCATCAAGGAGCGGGTGCGGGAGCAGATCGACAAGAACCAGCGGGAGTACTTCCTGCGCGAGCAGCTCAAGGCGATCCACGACGAGCTCTCGGGCGAGGGCGGCAATGAGATGGAGGCGCTGCGCGAAAAGATCCGCGCGCGCAAGCTGCCGCAGGATGTCGAAGAGAAGCTGCTGCGCGAAGTCTCACGTCTGGAGCGCATGCCGACCGTCTCCGCCGAGGGCACGGTCGTGCGCAACTACATCGACACGCTCCTGGCCCTGCCCTGGACCGAGATGACCGAGGACAACCTCGACCTCGACCACGCCGAGCAGGTGCTCAACGCCGACCACTTCGGCCTCGATCACGTTAAGGAGCGCATCATCGAGTTCCTGGCCGTGCGCAAGCTGACCCAGGGACGGGGCGCGATCGGTGCCCAGATCCTCTGCCTGGTCGGCCCGCCGGGAGTCGGTAAGACCAGCCTCGGCCGGTCGATCGCGACCGCAATGGGCCGCAAGCTGGTGCGCGTCAGCCTGGGCGGCGTGCGCGACGAGGCCGAGATCCGCGGTCACCGGCGGACCTACATCGGCGCCTTCCCGGGCCGGATCATCGGCGCGATGAAGACGGCGGGGACCATCAACCCGGTCATCGTCCTCGACGAGATCGACAAGATGGCGTCCGACTACCGGGGCGACCCGGCCGCGGCGATGCTGGAGGTGCTGGACCCCGAGCAGAACCACGCCTTCAACGACCACTACCTGGACGTGCCGTACGACCTGTCCAAGGTCATGTTCATCGCCACGGCCAACTCGCTGTATGCCATCCCCAAGCCGCTGCGGGACCGGATGGAAATCATCGAGATCAGCGGCTACACGGAGCACGAGAAGATCGAGATCGGCCGCCGGCACCTGCTGCCGAAGCAGTTGGATGCGCACGGGCTGGCGCCCGACCAGATCGAGATCCCGCAGAAGGTCTGGATGCGGATCATCCGCGGCTACACCCGCGAGGCGGGCGTACGCAACCTGGAGCGCCAGATCGCCAGCATCTGCCGCAAGGTGGCGCGCGACGTGGTCGTCAAGGGCCGGACCAAGCGGGTGCGGCTGACCCTGGCGCGGCTGGAGGACTACCTCGGGCCGGAGCGGTACGGCTTCGATCCGAAGATCGGCGAGAGCCAGGTCGGCGTGGCCATCGGCCTGGGCACGACCGAAGTCGGCGGGGAGCTGATCCCGGTCGAAGTCGCGGTGATGCCCGGTCGCGGCTCGCTGACGATCACCGGCCGGGCCGGTGACGTGATGCAGGAGTCAGCGCGCGCCGCGCTCAGCTATGCGCGCTCGCGCGCCGACGCGCTGGGGATCGAGCCCGACTTCCAGGAGAAGCACGACCTGCATATCCACCTGCCCGAGGGCGCCATCCCCAAGGACGGTCCCTCGGCCGGGATTACCATGGCCACCGCCCTGATCTCGGCGCTGACCAAGCACCCGGTGCGGTCGGATATCGCCATGACCGGCGAGATCACCCTGCGCGGCCGCGTGCTGCCCATCGGCGGCCTCAAGGAGAAGACCATCGCCGCCCACCGCGTCGGCATCCGGCGCCTGATCGCCCCGGAGGACAACCGGCGCGACCTGGTGACCGTGCCGGAGCAGATCGCGGCTGATATGGAGTTCATCTGGGTCGAGAACATGGACCAGGTGATCGCCGAGGCCATCGACTTCGGCGCAGCGAAGGCGGATATCGACCCGACGCTGGAGAAGCGGCTGAACGAGAGCACGACCCAGCCGGACGTTGGGAGCCTCACGGACCTACCCGTTCAAGACGCCGTCGCTGGGGCATAA
- a CDS encoding RNA polymerase sigma factor, which yields MERGLVDGQQGVEQATASDALAFESIVASYEAPIARYLYGMVGDVELARDLTQETFLSAYRALPSTPITNLSGWLYRIATNHALSYFRRKRLIGWIPLSRLTESGYDPSVDSHSDWVVTNSAVQEALEQLDPKDRACLLLRAAGFSGQEIAEQLGCSPGAARTRLSRAREAFRRAYHRDDPDDADDTAEGR from the coding sequence GTGGAACGGGGACTGGTGGACGGGCAACAGGGAGTCGAGCAGGCAACGGCGTCGGATGCCCTGGCGTTCGAGTCGATCGTGGCCTCCTATGAGGCTCCGATCGCCCGGTATCTCTACGGCATGGTCGGAGATGTCGAGCTCGCGCGCGACCTGACCCAGGAGACGTTCCTTTCGGCGTACCGGGCGCTGCCCTCGACGCCGATCACCAACCTCTCCGGCTGGCTGTACCGTATCGCCACCAACCACGCCCTGTCCTACTTCCGCCGCAAGCGGTTGATCGGATGGATCCCCCTCTCGCGCCTGACGGAAAGCGGCTACGACCCGAGCGTGGATAGCCACAGCGACTGGGTCGTGACCAACAGCGCCGTTCAGGAGGCACTGGAGCAACTGGATCCCAAGGACCGCGCCTGCCTGCTCCTGCGGGCGGCCGGCTTCTCGGGGCAGGAGATCGCCGAGCAGCTCGGCTGCTCGCCCGGCGCAGCCCGGACCCGCCTCTCCCGCGCGCGCGAGGCGTTCCGCCGGGCCTATCACCGGGACGATCCGGACGACGCAGACGACACAGCGGAGGGCCGATAG